In a genomic window of Cytobacillus sp. FSL H8-0458:
- a CDS encoding ribonucleoside-diphosphate reductase subunit alpha has product MVQTIQPIEILEELKTEFPQLGIEKLVKRYEDMSQLRAEAMYDQLILDCLSFISIEEPDWTFAASRLLLKKLYIESGKNRGCEPDDSYTHFYTLIKRLTALGIYEQDLLDVYSKDEINELSHFIKKENDRLFTYLGLKMLADRYLARDKQRKLYELPQERFMIISMVLMKKEPKDKRLKLVKEAYWAMSGLYMTVATPTLSNAGKNWGQLSSCFIETVDDSLDAIYDSNTDIASLSKNGGGIGVYLGKIRSRGSDIKGFKGASSGVIPWMKQLNNTAVSVDQLGQRQGAISVYLDVWHKDIFSFLDAKLNNGDERQRTHDLFTGVCIPDLFMEKVESRGYWYLFDPHEVRTVMGFSLEDFYDEGIGKGSFRQKYKECIDNPNLSREKVPAIEIMKSIMRSQLETGTPFMFYRDEVNRKNANSHCGMIYCTNLCTEIVQNQSVTKRVEEYTRDGRIIIEKQPGDFVVCNLSSINLARAISEGVLERLVPIQVRMLDNVIDINRIPVPQGHITNQKYRAIGLGTFGWHHLLALKKITWESEEAEEFADILYEQIAFLAIKSSMNLAKEKGSYSAFKGSDWETGAYFEKRGYLEAKPEMDWTGLSREVKEFGIRNAYLMAVAPNASTALIAGSTPSIDPIFNKQYSEEKKDYRIPVTAPDINSETIWYYKSAYHINQEWSIRQNANRQKHIDQAISFNFYIPNHIKAIDLLNLHLSAWKNKLKTTYYIRSTSSEVEDCESCSS; this is encoded by the coding sequence ATGGTCCAAACCATACAACCGATAGAAATTTTAGAAGAACTTAAGACTGAATTTCCACAGCTTGGCATTGAAAAACTGGTAAAAAGGTATGAAGATATGAGTCAGCTGAGAGCAGAGGCCATGTATGACCAGCTTATTCTTGATTGTTTATCTTTTATCAGCATTGAAGAGCCTGATTGGACGTTTGCCGCTTCACGTCTGCTTCTTAAAAAGCTCTATATCGAGTCCGGAAAAAACAGAGGATGCGAGCCGGATGATTCCTACACACATTTTTATACGCTAATTAAACGTCTGACCGCTTTGGGAATTTATGAACAGGATTTATTAGATGTGTATTCAAAGGATGAGATAAATGAGCTGTCCCATTTTATTAAAAAAGAAAATGACCGTTTATTTACATATTTGGGGCTGAAAATGCTGGCAGATCGGTATCTTGCCAGGGACAAACAGAGAAAACTCTATGAGCTTCCACAGGAGCGGTTCATGATCATCAGCATGGTTCTGATGAAAAAGGAGCCGAAGGACAAGCGTCTTAAGCTTGTTAAAGAAGCGTATTGGGCAATGAGCGGGTTGTACATGACTGTTGCCACTCCGACCCTTTCTAATGCAGGGAAAAACTGGGGTCAGCTTTCAAGCTGTTTCATTGAGACCGTTGATGACAGTCTTGATGCCATTTATGACAGTAATACCGATATTGCATCACTTTCCAAAAATGGCGGAGGAATCGGAGTTTATTTGGGGAAAATCCGCAGCAGAGGCAGTGATATTAAAGGGTTTAAGGGGGCATCTTCAGGTGTGATTCCCTGGATGAAGCAGCTGAATAACACAGCTGTCAGTGTCGACCAGCTTGGACAAAGGCAGGGTGCTATAAGCGTCTATCTGGATGTCTGGCATAAAGATATTTTCTCGTTTCTTGATGCAAAGCTTAATAATGGAGATGAAAGGCAGCGGACACATGATTTATTCACAGGTGTCTGCATTCCTGATTTATTTATGGAAAAAGTGGAAAGCCGCGGATATTGGTATTTATTTGATCCCCATGAAGTCCGCACAGTCATGGGCTTTTCTCTGGAGGATTTTTATGACGAAGGAATAGGCAAAGGTTCATTCCGCCAGAAATATAAAGAATGCATTGATAACCCGAATCTATCAAGGGAAAAAGTTCCTGCTATCGAGATCATGAAATCCATTATGAGAAGTCAGCTTGAAACCGGGACACCATTCATGTTCTACAGGGATGAGGTTAATCGGAAAAATGCCAATTCACATTGCGGAATGATTTATTGTACCAACCTTTGCACTGAGATCGTACAAAACCAAAGTGTTACTAAGAGGGTTGAAGAATATACAAGGGATGGGAGAATTATTATCGAAAAACAGCCGGGAGACTTCGTTGTCTGCAATCTTTCATCCATCAATCTTGCACGGGCCATAAGTGAAGGAGTCCTTGAAAGGCTTGTGCCCATTCAGGTGCGAATGCTTGATAATGTTATTGATATAAATAGAATTCCAGTTCCTCAGGGGCATATAACAAATCAAAAGTACCGTGCGATTGGACTGGGGACTTTTGGCTGGCACCACCTTCTTGCACTGAAAAAGATCACATGGGAAAGCGAAGAAGCAGAAGAATTCGCTGACATTCTATATGAACAAATTGCTTTTTTAGCGATAAAAAGTTCTATGAATCTGGCAAAAGAAAAAGGTAGCTATTCAGCCTTTAAAGGCTCTGATTGGGAAACGGGTGCTTACTTTGAAAAGCGGGGATATCTGGAGGCAAAGCCAGAAATGGACTGGACAGGATTGAGCAGGGAGGTAAAGGAATTCGGCATCCGAAACGCCTATCTGATGGCGGTTGCCCCTAATGCATCTACTGCATTAATTGCAGGAAGCACACCGAGTATTGATCCTATATTTAACAAGCAGTATTCCGAAGAGAAAAAGGATTATCGAATCCCTGTTACAGCCCCTGATATTAACAGTGAGACCATCTGGTACTACAAATCTGCCTATCATATTAACCAGGAGTGGAGCATCAGGCAGAATGCTAACAGACAAAAGCATATAGATCAGGCTATTTCATTTAATTTCTATATACCTAACCATATTAAAGCTATCGATCTTTTAAATCTGCATCTTTCAGCATGGAAGAATAAATTAAAAACAACTTACTATATCCGTTCAACTTCATCAGAGGTTGAAGACTGCGAATCTTGCTCAAGCTAA
- the copZ gene encoding copper chaperone CopZ translates to MENVTLKVSGMSCGHCVKAVEGSVGKLNGVDKVAVDLDNGQVKVQFDSSAVSLEQIKETIDDQGYDVE, encoded by the coding sequence ATGGAAAACGTAACTTTAAAAGTAAGCGGAATGTCATGCGGACATTGTGTAAAAGCGGTAGAGGGCAGTGTCGGCAAATTAAATGGTGTGGATAAGGTAGCAGTGGACCTTGATAATGGTCAGGTGAAGGTTCAATTTGACTCATCTGCAGTTTCACTTGAACAAATCAAAGAAACAATTGACGATCAAGGCTATGATGTAGAGTAA
- a CDS encoding metal-sensitive transcriptional regulator — protein MAFDLENEDLSAASCSVESERKSHHSEKVKKNLTTRLNRIEGQIRGIKGLIDRDVYCDDIITQISATQSALNSVAKLLLEGHLKSCVVDRIHEGDEEVLDEFLVTIQKLMKK, from the coding sequence ATGGCTTTTGATTTGGAAAATGAGGATTTATCTGCTGCCAGCTGCTCGGTTGAGTCGGAGCGAAAAAGTCATCATTCAGAAAAAGTTAAGAAGAATTTGACTACCCGATTAAATCGAATTGAAGGGCAAATACGCGGGATAAAAGGACTTATTGACAGAGACGTGTATTGTGACGACATAATAACACAAATTTCTGCAACTCAGTCCGCTTTGAATAGCGTAGCCAAGCTATTGCTTGAAGGCCATTTGAAAAGCTGTGTTGTGGATCGAATCCACGAAGGCGATGAAGAAGTGCTTGATGAATTTTTAGTCACAATCCAGAAGTTAATGAAAAAATAA
- a CDS encoding heavy metal translocating P-type ATPase, whose amino-acid sequence MGDAALKEVHLPISGMTCAACSSRIEKGLNKLDGVQEASVNLALEKAAIKYNPEVTSVEAFEKKIEDLGYAVVSEKAEFELLGMTCAACSGRIEKGLNKLPGVKHAVVNLALETGTVEYNPEQVSIQDMIKKVENLGYQAKVKTDKDQEIEGYREKDIEKQKGKFIFSLILSIPLFWSMVGHFEFTSFIYVPDMFMNPWVQLALAAPVQFFIGKQFYVGAYKALKNKSANMDVLVALGTSAAFFYSLYQSLLSIGSNGHMVELYYETSAILITLIILGKLFEARAKGRSSEAIKKLMGLQAKTATVLREGEEIEIPLEEVIAGEILFVKPGEKIPVDGEIIEGQSALDESMLTGESVPVDKTAGDTVIGSTLNKNGFLKIKATKVGKDTALSQIIKVVEEAQGSKAPIQRMADKISGIFVPIVVSIAVVTFLVWYIWVSPGNFAEALEKLIAVLVIACPCALGLATPTSIMAGSGRAAEYGVLFKGGEHLELTHEITTVVLDKTGTVTHGKPVLTDVFTEACVEERAFLQLVGSAEKQSEHPLAEAIVKGIKDKGITLFNPQEFEAIPGYGIKAKVEGKKLLIGTRRLMDKYDINAQSAKLKMETLEENGKTAMLVAVDGKYAGIVAVADTIKETSRNAINRLKQLGIEVIMITGDNKRTAQAIAEEVGIDFAIAEVLPEGKAEEVKKLQNQGKKVAMVGDGINNAPALAVADIGMAIGTGTDVAMEAADITLMRGDLNSIADAILMSKKTIRNIKQNLFWAFAYNTLGIPVAALGFLAPWLAGAAMAFSSVSVVLNALRLQRVKVSEKNV is encoded by the coding sequence ATGGGTGATGCGGCTCTGAAGGAGGTTCACCTTCCAATATCGGGAATGACATGTGCAGCCTGTTCATCTCGAATTGAGAAGGGGCTGAATAAGCTGGATGGTGTCCAGGAAGCAAGTGTCAATCTTGCATTGGAAAAAGCAGCGATAAAATATAATCCAGAAGTAACTTCTGTTGAAGCTTTTGAGAAAAAAATTGAGGATCTCGGTTATGCAGTAGTATCGGAGAAAGCAGAGTTCGAATTGCTTGGGATGACATGCGCAGCCTGCTCCGGAAGAATTGAAAAGGGACTTAATAAACTTCCTGGGGTAAAACATGCTGTGGTCAATTTGGCTCTTGAAACGGGCACTGTCGAATATAATCCCGAGCAAGTCTCAATCCAGGATATGATAAAGAAAGTAGAGAATTTAGGGTATCAGGCAAAAGTAAAAACGGATAAAGACCAAGAAATCGAAGGTTACAGGGAAAAGGATATCGAGAAGCAAAAAGGCAAATTCATCTTCTCATTAATTCTTTCCATCCCTTTATTCTGGTCCATGGTGGGACATTTCGAGTTTACATCCTTTATTTACGTTCCCGATATGTTTATGAATCCGTGGGTGCAGCTGGCGCTTGCAGCTCCCGTGCAATTTTTCATAGGAAAACAATTTTATGTTGGGGCGTATAAGGCATTAAAAAATAAAAGCGCCAATATGGATGTGCTGGTTGCACTGGGTACTTCTGCCGCTTTTTTCTATAGCTTATACCAATCATTATTATCAATTGGCAGCAATGGACATATGGTGGAGCTCTATTATGAAACAAGTGCGATCCTTATAACATTAATCATTTTAGGCAAGCTGTTTGAAGCGAGGGCTAAGGGGCGTTCTTCTGAAGCAATCAAAAAGCTTATGGGTCTTCAGGCAAAAACAGCAACTGTCTTAAGGGAAGGGGAAGAAATTGAAATTCCCCTGGAAGAAGTTATTGCTGGAGAAATCTTATTTGTAAAACCGGGTGAAAAAATTCCGGTTGATGGTGAGATTATCGAGGGACAGTCAGCATTGGATGAATCCATGCTGACAGGGGAAAGCGTACCTGTTGATAAAACAGCAGGCGACACAGTCATTGGATCCACCCTTAATAAAAATGGCTTCCTGAAAATTAAAGCCACTAAAGTTGGCAAAGATACAGCACTGTCACAGATTATTAAAGTAGTGGAAGAAGCACAAGGTTCCAAAGCGCCGATACAGCGAATGGCAGACAAAATCTCCGGGATATTTGTTCCTATTGTTGTGAGTATAGCAGTGGTTACATTCCTGGTATGGTATATATGGGTAAGTCCCGGCAATTTTGCAGAAGCACTGGAAAAATTGATAGCCGTCCTGGTGATTGCATGTCCATGTGCCCTGGGTCTGGCTACGCCAACTTCTATAATGGCAGGTTCTGGCCGGGCAGCGGAATATGGAGTTCTTTTTAAAGGCGGGGAGCACCTGGAGCTTACACATGAAATCACTACAGTCGTTCTTGATAAAACCGGAACAGTAACACATGGCAAACCGGTTTTAACGGATGTGTTTACGGAAGCCTGCGTTGAAGAAAGGGCATTTCTCCAGCTTGTAGGGTCTGCTGAGAAACAGTCTGAGCATCCATTGGCCGAAGCGATTGTGAAGGGAATAAAAGATAAAGGAATCACTCTATTTAATCCGCAGGAATTTGAGGCTATTCCCGGTTATGGGATTAAAGCAAAAGTGGAAGGCAAGAAGCTTCTAATCGGTACAAGAAGATTAATGGACAAATACGATATCAATGCCCAATCAGCCAAACTGAAAATGGAGACACTTGAGGAAAATGGAAAAACGGCAATGCTTGTTGCGGTCGATGGCAAATATGCAGGTATCGTTGCAGTTGCAGATACAATAAAGGAAACTTCCAGAAATGCAATCAATCGCTTAAAACAACTGGGGATTGAAGTCATTATGATAACCGGTGATAACAAACGTACAGCACAGGCAATAGCTGAGGAAGTGGGGATAGACTTTGCAATTGCAGAGGTTCTGCCTGAAGGCAAGGCAGAAGAAGTAAAAAAACTTCAAAACCAGGGAAAAAAAGTCGCCATGGTCGGCGATGGCATAAACAATGCTCCTGCACTTGCTGTTGCTGATATAGGAATGGCGATTGGAACCGGTACAGACGTTGCGATGGAAGCAGCAGATATTACTCTAATGAGAGGGGATCTGAATAGTATCGCAGACGCCATCCTAATGAGTAAAAAAACCATAAGGAATATCAAACAAAATCTTTTCTGGGCATTTGCATACAATACACTTGGCATCCCAGTAGCTGCATTAGGGTTCCTTGCTCCATGGCTTGCCGGTGCAGCAATGGCTTTCAGCTCCGTATCTGTCGTTTTAAACGCACTTAGATTACAACGAGTAAAAGTAAGTGAAAAAAACGTTTAA
- a CDS encoding LysE family transporter, producing the protein MSIFLGYVFLGLSLAAPIGPINAAQLDKGIKNGFFHAWLVGLGAITADAVYMAAVYLGIVHFLEIPFMKAFLWCFGFFVLVYTGLETLLSAGKVVSSVRTKNESKVKSFMSGFLMSLSNPLTILFWLGIYGSILAKTAAEYDKAHVVLYSGAIFTGLLLWDVTMAAVASSFRRFLTGKILALISVLSGMSLIGFGIYFGLQAYKLLF; encoded by the coding sequence ATGAGCATATTTCTAGGCTATGTTTTCTTGGGTCTATCGCTTGCGGCACCAATTGGTCCAATAAATGCTGCGCAATTGGATAAAGGGATAAAAAATGGTTTTTTCCACGCCTGGCTTGTGGGGCTGGGAGCTATAACAGCAGATGCAGTTTATATGGCGGCCGTATATTTGGGTATAGTACATTTTCTTGAGATTCCATTTATGAAAGCTTTTTTATGGTGCTTTGGATTCTTTGTCCTGGTATATACAGGTTTGGAAACCTTATTAAGCGCCGGCAAAGTAGTATCAAGCGTAAGGACTAAAAATGAATCTAAAGTTAAATCCTTTATGTCAGGATTTCTCATGTCATTGTCAAATCCTTTAACAATACTGTTTTGGCTCGGCATCTATGGTTCCATCCTTGCAAAAACAGCAGCTGAGTATGACAAGGCCCATGTTGTTTTATACAGCGGAGCGATTTTTACAGGTCTTCTTCTCTGGGATGTAACAATGGCAGCTGTCGCCAGCAGCTTTAGAAGATTTTTAACCGGAAAAATTCTCGCTCTTATTTCAGTTTTATCTGGAATGTCCTTGATTGGCTTTGGGATTTATTTTGGATTGCAGGCTTATAAACTTTTGTTTTAA
- a CDS encoding ribonucleotide-diphosphate reductase subunit beta: MNTLKKRQIINQSAPNKSTSIINGECSNILNWDDVRFSWAYPKYKKMLANFWTPFEINMSQDIKQFPDLTKSEQDAFLKIIGLLALLDSIQTDYAGKVADYITDSSISALMIILAQQEVIHNHSYSYVLSSLVAKQKQDEVFEFWRTEPILAERNEFVVNGYKDFAENPSAENLLKSIVFDVVLEGLFFYSGFAFFYHLARNQKMVATSTMINYINRDEQIHVDLFVKIFKEILKENPELNTNELSEFVQETFEKAAELEIEWARDVIGSKTEGILLSDVEAYIKFYANVRCNQLGYERPFEGYRTNPLRWIVAYEEVDHGKSDFFEQKSRQYTKVQIDNGFDEL, translated from the coding sequence ATGAATACTCTAAAAAAACGCCAAATTATTAATCAATCGGCGCCTAATAAATCAACTTCAATCATCAATGGAGAATGCTCCAATATCCTTAATTGGGATGATGTCCGCTTCTCATGGGCCTATCCAAAGTATAAAAAAATGCTTGCTAACTTTTGGACGCCCTTTGAAATAAACATGTCACAGGACATTAAGCAATTTCCGGATTTAACGAAAAGTGAACAAGATGCATTTTTGAAAATTATTGGGCTGCTTGCATTGCTCGACAGCATCCAGACGGATTATGCCGGTAAAGTTGCTGATTATATTACCGATTCAAGCATATCAGCACTCATGATCATACTTGCACAGCAGGAGGTGATTCATAATCATTCCTATTCCTATGTTCTATCAAGCCTTGTTGCCAAACAAAAACAGGATGAGGTTTTTGAATTCTGGCGGACAGAACCTATATTGGCTGAAAGAAATGAATTTGTTGTGAACGGATATAAAGATTTTGCAGAGAATCCAAGTGCGGAGAACCTGCTGAAATCCATTGTGTTTGATGTCGTTCTGGAGGGGCTTTTCTTTTATTCAGGCTTTGCATTCTTTTATCACCTGGCAAGAAATCAGAAGATGGTTGCCACCTCAACAATGATTAATTACATCAACCGGGATGAACAAATCCATGTAGATTTGTTTGTTAAAATTTTTAAAGAAATTCTTAAGGAAAATCCGGAGCTTAATACTAATGAATTAAGTGAATTCGTCCAGGAGACTTTTGAAAAAGCAGCTGAACTGGAAATTGAATGGGCCCGCGATGTGATCGGCAGCAAAACAGAAGGCATCCTGCTGTCTGACGTTGAAGCTTATATCAAATTTTATGCCAACGTCCGCTGCAACCAGCTGGGATATGAACGGCCATTTGAAGGCTATAGGACCAATCCTCTCCGCTGGATAGTAGCCTATGAGGAGGTTGATCACGGGAAGTCCGATTTCTTTGAGCAAAAATCACGGCAATATACTAAAGTTCAAATAGATAATGGGTTTGACGAATTATAG
- a CDS encoding H-type small acid-soluble spore protein yields MDAKRVKQILSSSADIEVRYNGASVWIDKLNEDGRTATVHLRGPLEERSEVEIGELTEL; encoded by the coding sequence ATGGATGCAAAGCGAGTGAAGCAAATTCTTTCATCATCAGCAGATATCGAAGTAAGATACAATGGTGCTTCCGTGTGGATCGATAAGCTTAATGAAGATGGGAGAACAGCGACAGTACATTTACGCGGCCCGCTTGAAGAAAGGTCCGAGGTGGAAATAGGAGAACTGACTGAATTGTAA